One genomic segment of Streptomyces liangshanensis includes these proteins:
- a CDS encoding ScbR family autoregulator-binding transcription factor: MVKQERAARTRRSLILAAAEVFAEEGFVSASLTAISRRAGVSNGALHFHFDSKNGLACGVEEEAARRVRRLTVLAGADGPPALQLLVDSTHALMRGLADDVVVRAGFELSGDLSRVTGVDLRGEWRCWIETVLQRAAAQGALADGVSYADAASAILAATVGFQVLGARGDKDWISRRTLTGFWELMLPRLAARDALDTVVTCGSRCVVGVPEVPVEEPV; encoded by the coding sequence ATGGTCAAGCAGGAGCGCGCCGCCCGTACCCGGCGTTCGTTGATCCTCGCCGCCGCGGAGGTCTTCGCGGAGGAGGGGTTCGTGTCCGCCTCGCTCACCGCGATCAGCCGCCGGGCCGGGGTCAGCAACGGGGCGCTGCACTTCCACTTCGACAGCAAGAACGGCCTGGCGTGCGGAGTGGAGGAGGAGGCCGCGCGGCGGGTGCGGCGGCTCACCGTCCTGGCCGGCGCCGACGGCCCCCCGGCGCTCCAGCTCCTCGTGGACAGCACACACGCGCTGATGCGCGGACTCGCCGACGACGTGGTCGTACGCGCCGGATTCGAGCTGAGCGGCGACCTCTCCCGCGTCACCGGCGTCGACCTGCGGGGTGAATGGCGGTGCTGGATCGAGACCGTACTACAGCGGGCGGCGGCTCAGGGAGCACTGGCCGACGGAGTGTCATATGCCGATGCGGCGAGCGCGATCCTGGCCGCCACGGTCGGTTTCCAGGTACTTGGCGCAAGGGGCGACAAGGACTGGATCTCTCGGCGTACGCTGACCGGGTTCTGGGAACTGATGCTGCCGAGACTGGCGGCGCGGGACGCGCTGGACACCGTGGTGACCTGCGGCTCCCGCTGTGTCGTCGGTGTGCCCGAGGTGCCGGTCGAAGAGCCCGTCTGA
- a CDS encoding DUF1772 domain-containing protein, with amino-acid sequence MHSLRPEAAGALAAVAPRDLATRPVLVAATIGTGLMAGLYLAFDVSVMPRLARRDDEAYVTAMRRVNGVLDNSGLFGLLFLGVFLATGLAAVLQRRRERPEAARWTGAATALYAFSVAVTVCVNLPLNRRLARAGSPTGADLAAVRKAFDRPWRSANVARTLACTAALGALGRALVLHGRGAAHGA; translated from the coding sequence ATGCACTCCCTTCGCCCCGAGGCCGCCGGCGCGCTGGCGGCCGTCGCCCCCCGCGACCTGGCGACCCGCCCCGTGCTCGTCGCCGCCACCATCGGCACCGGACTGATGGCCGGTCTCTACCTCGCCTTCGACGTGTCGGTCATGCCGCGCCTCGCCCGGCGGGACGACGAGGCGTACGTGACCGCGATGCGCCGCGTCAACGGGGTCCTCGACAACAGCGGGCTGTTCGGCCTCCTCTTCCTCGGGGTGTTCCTGGCGACCGGGCTCGCCGCCGTCCTCCAGCGGCGCCGCGAACGGCCGGAGGCGGCGCGCTGGACCGGAGCGGCCACCGCCCTCTACGCGTTCTCGGTCGCCGTCACGGTCTGCGTCAACCTCCCGCTCAACAGGCGGCTGGCGCGGGCCGGTTCACCCACCGGCGCCGACCTCGCGGCCGTACGGAAGGCCTTCGACCGGCCGTGGCGGTCCGCCAACGTCGCGCGCACCCTGGCCTGTACGGCGGCCCTGGGCGCTCTCGGGCGCGCGCTGGTCCTGCACGGCCGGGGCGCCGCGCACGGCGCCTGA
- the fabG gene encoding 3-oxoacyl-ACP reductase FabG gives MAESDRPVALITGATRGIGLAIARELGRRGHRVFVCARTAQHVKQTVEDLRAGGLRAEGAAADVRDPRSVAALVAAVVREFGPVNVLVNNAGRGGGGPLAEMTDDLWYDVIDTNLNGVFLLTREVLRSGGLLEAGHGRVINIASVAGKQGVLLGSPYSASKHGVIGFTRSLGKELAPAGVTVNAVCPGYVETPMAEQVRQGYAAAWDTTEEFVQEQFEAKIPLGRYTTAEEVASLVGYLASVGAASVTGQAINVCGGLGSS, from the coding sequence ATGGCGGAGTCGGATCGTCCGGTCGCTCTGATCACCGGCGCGACCCGGGGGATAGGTCTGGCCATAGCGCGGGAACTGGGCCGGCGCGGACATCGTGTCTTCGTCTGCGCCCGCACCGCGCAGCACGTCAAGCAGACGGTCGAGGACCTGCGCGCGGGCGGGCTGCGGGCCGAGGGCGCGGCGGCCGACGTACGGGACCCGAGGTCGGTGGCGGCTCTGGTGGCCGCGGTGGTACGGGAGTTCGGCCCGGTCAACGTCCTGGTGAACAACGCGGGCCGCGGCGGCGGGGGACCGCTCGCCGAGATGACCGACGACCTCTGGTACGACGTGATCGACACCAATCTCAACGGGGTCTTCCTGCTCACCCGTGAAGTCCTGCGCAGCGGCGGCCTGTTGGAGGCCGGTCACGGCCGCGTCATCAACATCGCCTCGGTCGCGGGGAAACAGGGCGTCTTACTGGGCTCCCCGTACTCCGCGTCCAAGCACGGTGTGATCGGCTTCACCAGGTCGCTCGGCAAGGAACTGGCGCCGGCCGGGGTGACCGTGAACGCGGTCTGTCCCGGCTATGTCGAGACCCCGATGGCCGAGCAGGTCAGACAGGGGTACGCGGCCGCCTGGGACACCACCGAGGAGTTCGTCCAGGAGCAGTTCGAGGCGAAGATCCCGCTCGGCCGCTACACCACGGCGGAGGAGGTGGCGAGCCTCGTCGGGTATCTCGCGAGCGTCGGAGCCGCGTCCGTCACCGGCCAGGCGATCAACGTCTGCGGGGGCCTGGGCAGCTCCTGA
- a CDS encoding ScbA/BarX family gamma-butyrolactone biosynthesis protein: MSETTFRMNDTPGSAGLHGPSCPSFPAATPLTCTVPKEFVHRAAVAEVLLTGWRRVDATHFTVTAQWPRLHGFYSAVQGRHDPLLTAETIRQAGALLSHAEFGVPLGHQFLMRDLSFTVDPRHLAVTGVPADLELDIRCSDIRRRGSELASMRYEAVLHRDGQIVATGGASFACASPAVYRRVRGERAGVKSSAHRPPMGPPVPPPDVGRAAASDVVLSPTDDAHAWRLRTDTTHPVLFDHPVDHIPGMLLIEAARQAALVTLGSGDHVLTSFTSSFDLFAELDLPCRVEAGILPEDFAGLSSVLVTGRQGDAQVFSCVVNAPRDQGLPG; this comes from the coding sequence ATGTCCGAAACGACCTTCCGGATGAACGACACGCCCGGCTCCGCCGGTCTCCACGGCCCGTCCTGCCCGTCCTTCCCGGCGGCGACGCCGCTGACCTGCACGGTCCCGAAGGAGTTCGTGCACCGCGCGGCGGTGGCGGAGGTCCTGCTCACCGGCTGGCGCCGCGTCGACGCCACCCACTTCACCGTGACGGCCCAGTGGCCCCGGCTGCACGGCTTCTACAGCGCCGTCCAGGGCCGGCACGACCCCCTGCTCACGGCCGAAACCATTCGCCAGGCGGGCGCCCTGCTGTCGCACGCCGAGTTCGGTGTGCCTCTCGGGCATCAGTTCCTCATGCGGGACCTGTCGTTCACCGTGGACCCGCGGCACCTCGCGGTGACGGGCGTCCCCGCGGACCTCGAACTCGACATCCGCTGCTCCGACATACGCAGACGCGGCTCCGAACTGGCCTCGATGCGCTACGAGGCCGTCCTCCACCGGGACGGCCAGATCGTCGCCACCGGAGGCGCCTCCTTCGCGTGCGCCTCCCCCGCCGTGTACCGGCGGGTGCGCGGGGAGCGCGCCGGTGTCAAATCGTCCGCGCACCGGCCCCCCATGGGGCCGCCCGTACCACCGCCGGACGTCGGCCGCGCCGCCGCGTCCGACGTGGTGCTCTCCCCCACCGACGACGCCCACGCCTGGCGGCTGCGCACCGACACCACCCACCCGGTGCTCTTCGACCACCCGGTCGACCACATACCGGGCATGCTGCTGATCGAGGCGGCCCGCCAGGCCGCCCTGGTGACCCTCGGCTCGGGGGACCACGTCCTGACGAGCTTCACCAGTTCGTTCGACCTCTTCGCCGAGCTGGACCTCCCGTGCCGCGTCGAGGCCGGGATCCTGCCCGAGGACTTCGCGGGCCTCTCCTCGGTCCTGGTGACCGGCCGTCAGGGCGACGCGCAGGTCTTCAGCTGCGTCGTGAACGCGCCCCGGGACCAGGGCCTGCCCGGGTAG
- a CDS encoding type III polyketide synthase, translated as MATLCKPDVSVPEHVITMEDTLALARSLHADHPQLPLALRLIENTGVAKRHLVRPIEETLRHPGFEDRNRTYEAEAKARVPAVVNRALDHAELRASDIDLIIYVSCTGFMMPSLTAWLINTMDFPSHTRQLPIAQLGCAAGGAAVNRAHDFCQAYPDANVLIVACEFCSLCYQPTDLGVGSLLSNGLFGDAVAAAVVRGKGGTGIALERNGSHLVPDTTDWIAYSVRATGFHFLLDKRVPGTMEPLAPALRAMAVQHGWDAAALDFYIIHAGGPRILDDLSHFLEVPPEAFRFSRATLTEYGNIASAVVLDAVRRLFDEGGVEDGATGIIAGFGPGITAEMALGRWSTDSLAGPALSARHVLTTPAHAGRESATEPVS; from the coding sequence GTGGCGACTCTGTGTAAGCCCGATGTGTCGGTTCCCGAGCATGTGATTACCATGGAGGACACCCTCGCCCTGGCGCGGTCGCTCCACGCCGACCACCCGCAACTACCCCTGGCGCTCCGGCTGATCGAGAACACCGGCGTGGCCAAACGCCACCTCGTCCGGCCCATCGAGGAGACCCTCCGCCACCCCGGCTTCGAGGACCGCAACCGGACGTACGAGGCCGAGGCGAAGGCGCGGGTGCCCGCGGTGGTGAACCGGGCCCTGGACCACGCGGAACTGCGCGCCTCCGACATCGACCTGATCATCTACGTCTCGTGCACGGGCTTCATGATGCCGTCGCTGACCGCCTGGCTGATCAACACCATGGACTTCCCCAGCCACACGCGGCAGTTGCCGATCGCCCAGCTCGGCTGCGCGGCGGGCGGCGCCGCCGTCAACCGGGCGCACGACTTCTGCCAGGCGTACCCGGACGCGAACGTGCTCATCGTGGCGTGCGAATTCTGTTCGCTCTGCTACCAGCCCACCGATCTCGGGGTCGGCTCGCTGCTCTCCAACGGCCTCTTCGGCGACGCCGTGGCCGCCGCCGTCGTCCGCGGCAAGGGTGGCACCGGCATCGCGCTGGAGCGCAACGGCTCGCACCTCGTGCCCGACACGACCGACTGGATCGCCTACAGCGTCCGGGCGACCGGCTTCCACTTCCTGCTGGACAAGCGGGTGCCCGGCACCATGGAACCCCTCGCCCCCGCGCTCCGCGCGATGGCCGTCCAGCACGGCTGGGACGCGGCGGCCCTCGACTTCTACATCATCCACGCGGGCGGCCCCCGCATCCTGGACGACCTCAGCCACTTCCTGGAGGTCCCGCCCGAGGCGTTCCGGTTCAGCCGCGCCACCCTCACCGAGTACGGCAACATCGCCAGCGCCGTGGTCCTCGACGCGGTCCGCAGGCTGTTCGACGAGGGCGGCGTCGAGGACGGCGCCACCGGGATCATCGCGGGCTTCGGCCCCGGCATCACCGCCGAGATGGCCCTCGGACGCTGGTCCACCGACTCCCTCGCCGGGCCCGCCCTGTCCGCGCGGCACGTCCTGACCACCCCGGCCCACGCCGGCCGGGAGTCCGCGACGGAACCGGTGAGCTGA
- a CDS encoding AfsR/SARP family transcriptional regulator translates to MDIDVLGALAVRHNGKSITPTAPKPRQVLAVLALHADQVVPVAALIEELWAGEPPRSARTTLQTYVLQLRSLIAAALGSEPGSAEQRTAKDILITLPGGYRLDTGGGTSDVKEFDRLAGLGYRAADAGDYPRAARQLREALALWTGPAFADVQGGAQLDMEIRRLEESRLCALDQRIEADLRLGRHRELLAELTVLVSRYRTHENLHGQFMLALHRSGRRGEALSVYQRLRSTLVKELGLEPSAAVRRLQRSILMAGPESAAAEISREPLVRVS, encoded by the coding sequence GTGGACATCGACGTACTGGGCGCATTGGCTGTGAGACACAACGGGAAGTCGATCACTCCGACGGCGCCCAAGCCCCGCCAGGTGCTCGCCGTCCTGGCCCTCCACGCGGACCAGGTCGTGCCGGTGGCCGCGCTGATCGAGGAACTGTGGGCGGGCGAGCCCCCGCGCAGCGCCCGGACGACCCTCCAGACGTACGTCCTCCAGCTGCGCTCCCTGATCGCGGCCGCGCTCGGGAGCGAGCCCGGGAGCGCGGAGCAGCGTACCGCGAAGGACATCTTGATCACCCTCCCCGGCGGCTACCGGCTCGACACCGGCGGCGGCACCAGCGACGTCAAGGAGTTCGACCGGCTCGCCGGGCTCGGCTACCGGGCCGCGGACGCCGGTGACTACCCGCGCGCGGCACGGCAGTTGAGGGAGGCGCTCGCCCTGTGGACGGGGCCGGCCTTCGCCGACGTCCAGGGCGGGGCGCAGCTCGACATGGAGATCAGGCGCCTGGAGGAGTCGCGCCTGTGCGCGCTCGACCAGCGCATCGAGGCGGATCTGCGGCTGGGCCGGCACCGCGAACTGCTCGCCGAACTGACCGTGCTCGTCAGCCGCTACCGCACCCACGAGAACCTGCACGGCCAGTTCATGCTCGCCCTCCACCGCTCGGGCCGGCGCGGCGAGGCGCTCAGCGTCTACCAGCGGCTGCGCTCCACGCTGGTGAAGGAGCTCGGTCTGGAACCGTCCGCCGCGGTGCGCCGGCTCCAGCGTTCGATCCTGATGGCGGGCCCCGAGTCCGCCGCCGCGGAGATCTCCCGCGAACCGCTCGTCCGGGTGAGCTGA
- a CDS encoding NmrA family NAD(P)-binding protein produces MTQTPQDTQADKKTTLVIGGTGKTGRRVAERLAALDLPVRVGSRNADRPFVWEDPATWEGALEGVGAVYVTYYPDLAFPGAAEAVEAFSRFAVSRGARRLVLLSGRGEEGAQVSEDKLKESGADWTIVRSSWFNQNFSESFFLDPVLSGELALPTGDAVEPFTDADDIADVVTAALTDPKHIGKTYELSGPRLLSFQDVAEELSKATGRQITYIPVALDDYRAVLAENGLPVEFADLFGLILDGRNAHVVNGVEEALGRKARDFSDYARDAAATGVWNV; encoded by the coding sequence ATGACACAGACCCCGCAGGACACCCAGGCAGACAAGAAGACGACACTCGTCATCGGCGGTACCGGCAAGACCGGCCGCAGGGTCGCCGAGCGGCTCGCCGCGCTGGATCTTCCCGTACGCGTCGGCTCGCGCAACGCGGACCGCCCCTTCGTGTGGGAGGACCCGGCCACCTGGGAGGGCGCGCTGGAGGGCGTGGGAGCCGTCTACGTCACGTACTACCCGGACCTCGCGTTCCCCGGCGCGGCCGAGGCCGTCGAGGCCTTCTCCCGGTTCGCCGTCTCGCGCGGCGCGCGCCGGCTGGTGCTGCTCTCCGGGCGCGGCGAGGAGGGCGCGCAGGTCAGCGAGGACAAGCTGAAGGAATCCGGCGCGGACTGGACGATCGTCCGGTCGAGCTGGTTCAACCAGAACTTCAGCGAGAGCTTCTTCCTGGACCCCGTCCTCTCCGGTGAACTGGCCCTTCCGACCGGTGACGCCGTCGAGCCGTTCACGGACGCCGACGACATCGCGGACGTGGTCACCGCCGCCCTGACCGACCCCAAGCACATCGGCAAGACCTACGAACTCTCCGGCCCCCGGCTGCTGAGCTTCCAGGACGTCGCCGAGGAGCTGTCCAAGGCCACCGGGCGGCAGATCACGTACATCCCCGTCGCCCTCGACGACTACCGCGCCGTGCTGGCCGAGAACGGGCTGCCGGTCGAGTTCGCCGACCTCTTCGGCCTCATCCTCGATGGCCGCAACGCGCACGTGGTGAACGGTGTGGAGGAGGCGCTCGGCCGCAAGGCGCGCGACTTCTCCGACTACGCGCGGGACGCCGCCGCCACCGGCGTCTGGAACGTCTGA
- a CDS encoding PrsW family intramembrane metalloprotease: MATLRASAGRRVVGLTWAFLCLAGAALIVYEFSGLIRVFPGSALLAAVLLLLTVLVGVGILEQVRPLRPPPRPWAWSAVLWGGTAATGSAIVANTGLQGVWFKTAGIDFGTRWGAALTAPLNEELLKVSGVLLIALGSRRLVRGPLDGFFLGAFTGLGFQVVENWTFAMNGLVVAGGIDGGAAVGQSFTTRVVLTGVGSHWAMTAVAGTGVGILLAHRSPPAPRRHLAALLCLLTAMAMHWFFDSPFLESVAGIAGKAVLNFLVALGFYLTLRRGVRARARAFLLSPGTDLSPALLTRGSRRRALRGVPPAQREDAAARAVLYLDEVEEHAAVRPVPDRVP; this comes from the coding sequence GTGGCCACCCTCCGCGCGTCCGCCGGGCGCCGGGTCGTGGGCCTGACGTGGGCGTTCCTCTGCCTGGCCGGCGCGGCGCTGATCGTCTACGAGTTCTCGGGCCTGATCCGGGTCTTCCCCGGGTCCGCCCTGCTGGCCGCGGTGCTGCTCCTGCTCACCGTCCTCGTGGGGGTGGGGATCCTGGAACAGGTACGTCCCCTGCGGCCGCCGCCCCGCCCCTGGGCCTGGAGCGCCGTCCTCTGGGGCGGCACCGCGGCGACGGGCAGCGCGATCGTCGCCAACACCGGGCTCCAGGGGGTCTGGTTCAAGACCGCCGGGATCGACTTCGGCACCCGGTGGGGCGCGGCCCTCACCGCCCCGCTGAACGAGGAACTCCTCAAGGTGTCCGGGGTGCTGCTCATCGCGCTCGGCTCGCGGCGGCTGGTCCGCGGTCCGCTGGACGGCTTCTTCCTCGGCGCCTTCACCGGCCTGGGCTTCCAGGTCGTGGAGAACTGGACCTTCGCGATGAACGGGCTGGTGGTCGCCGGAGGGATCGACGGGGGCGCGGCCGTCGGCCAGTCCTTCACCACGCGGGTGGTGCTCACCGGGGTGGGCTCGCACTGGGCCATGACCGCCGTGGCGGGCACCGGCGTGGGGATCCTGCTCGCCCACCGCTCCCCGCCGGCCCCGCGCCGCCATCTCGCGGCCCTGCTCTGCCTGCTGACGGCGATGGCCATGCACTGGTTCTTCGACTCGCCCTTCCTGGAGTCCGTCGCGGGCATCGCGGGCAAGGCGGTGCTGAACTTCCTGGTCGCGCTGGGCTTCTACCTCACCCTGCGGCGCGGGGTACGGGCCCGGGCCCGCGCCTTCCTGCTGTCGCCGGGGACGGACCTGTCCCCGGCCCTGCTCACCCGGGGCTCGCGCCGGCGCGCGCTGCGCGGTGTGCCTCCCGCGCAGCGCGAGGACGCGGCGGCCCGGGCCGTCCTGTACCTGGACGAGGTGGAGGAGCACGCGGCGGTGCGCCCCGTGCCGGACCGGGTCCCGTGA
- a CDS encoding cytochrome P450, translated as MSTDTPETAAHPRDTPDTGPPWSGPAAREDPRPVRFWSVPHPSGPDLDPVPVERLREDPVGPIELPDGAGRAWLITRHEDAALVTGDAHPGRRARTGHDDTRTPPHFVPLDAALGPAGPPAPERLRRPLAEALSAPALARAEERARRIMDDLVDAMLRAGGPADLTERINGPLASAVVGGITGVPPHDRLLTHRWTGILLTAPHRAPRDRARAEIDAYFTGVLARRRTQGDDLVAVLARAVETDELTSEEAAAAAVLVQISATHAVTAHGATLLHALLTHPDHMARLRAEPGLLPGAVEELLCLVPYRERVRLDRIAAEDVTVRGVRIRAGEAVYVPYPTDDGAPDPGPHHLIGPVLARLGSTAMGASLLDRLPRLRLAVPPDALRPRRGGLLRGPEALPVLW; from the coding sequence ATGAGCACCGACACACCCGAGACGGCGGCCCACCCGCGGGACACCCCCGACACCGGGCCGCCGTGGTCGGGGCCGGCCGCGCGGGAGGACCCGCGCCCCGTCCGCTTCTGGTCGGTGCCGCATCCCTCCGGACCGGACCTCGACCCCGTCCCCGTCGAACGCCTGCGCGAGGACCCCGTCGGCCCGATCGAGCTCCCGGACGGCGCGGGACGCGCCTGGCTGATCACCCGGCACGAGGACGCCGCGCTCGTCACCGGCGACGCGCACCCCGGCCGCCGGGCCCGTACCGGACACGACGACACCCGGACACCCCCGCACTTCGTCCCCCTCGACGCGGCCCTGGGCCCCGCCGGCCCGCCCGCCCCCGAGCGGCTGCGCCGCCCGCTCGCCGAGGCGCTCTCCGCGCCGGCCCTCGCCCGCGCCGAGGAGCGCGCCCGGCGGATCATGGACGACCTCGTCGACGCCATGCTCCGGGCGGGCGGCCCCGCCGACCTGACGGAGCGGATCAACGGGCCGCTGGCGTCGGCCGTGGTCGGCGGGATCACGGGCGTGCCCCCGCACGACCGGCTCCTGACGCACCGGTGGACCGGCATCCTCCTGACCGCCCCGCACCGCGCCCCGCGCGACCGGGCCAGGGCCGAGATCGACGCCTACTTCACCGGCGTCCTCGCCCGGCGCCGCACGCAGGGCGACGATCTCGTGGCGGTCCTGGCCCGCGCGGTGGAGACGGACGAGCTGACGTCCGAGGAGGCGGCCGCGGCCGCCGTCCTCGTGCAGATCAGCGCCACCCACGCGGTCACCGCCCACGGCGCCACCCTCCTCCACGCGCTGCTCACCCACCCCGACCACATGGCGCGCCTGCGCGCGGAGCCCGGGCTGCTGCCGGGGGCCGTCGAGGAACTGCTGTGCCTCGTCCCGTACCGCGAGCGTGTGCGCCTCGACCGGATCGCCGCCGAGGACGTGACGGTCCGGGGGGTACGGATCCGGGCCGGCGAAGCCGTCTACGTCCCGTACCCCACCGACGACGGGGCCCCGGACCCCGGACCGCACCACCTCATCGGCCCGGTGCTCGCCCGGCTGGGGTCCACGGCCATGGGCGCGAGCCTGCTGGACCGGCTGCCGCGGCTGCGGCTCGCCGTGCCGCCGGACGCGCTGCGCCCGCGGCGCGGGGGCCTGCTCCGCGGTCCCGAGGCGCTGCCCGTCCTCTGGTGA
- a CDS encoding cupin domain-containing protein, giving the protein MTRLTERAGLARTEGLVVPPGGGTTVRTASQEVTFKVTGEHSRVSSSFEVVVPPGFDVGAHRHAHSEELFYVLDGELDVLAFEPRVLSDDWRHWESASGLKVVRATAGTVIVVPPGCPHAFANRGEDPARMFFQSSPPTDHERYFEELLDILKEDGAPDPGAIAELRVRYDIQQLTPLRHDAREEAGK; this is encoded by the coding sequence ATGACCCGACTGACCGAGCGGGCCGGGCTCGCGCGCACCGAAGGCCTGGTCGTCCCGCCCGGCGGCGGAACGACCGTCCGTACCGCCTCCCAGGAAGTGACCTTCAAGGTCACCGGCGAACACTCCCGGGTGTCCTCCAGCTTCGAGGTCGTCGTCCCGCCCGGCTTCGACGTGGGCGCCCACCGGCACGCCCACAGCGAGGAACTGTTCTACGTCCTCGACGGCGAGCTGGACGTCCTCGCCTTTGAACCGCGCGTGCTCAGCGACGACTGGCGGCACTGGGAGTCCGCCTCCGGCCTCAAGGTCGTACGGGCGACGGCGGGCACCGTCATCGTCGTCCCGCCCGGATGCCCGCATGCCTTCGCCAACCGGGGCGAGGACCCCGCGCGCATGTTCTTCCAGTCGTCCCCGCCCACCGACCACGAGCGGTACTTCGAGGAACTGCTCGACATCCTCAAGGAGGACGGCGCGCCCGACCCGGGCGCCATCGCCGAGCTGCGCGTGCGCTACGACATCCAGCAGCTCACCCCCCTGCGGCACGACGCCCGGGAGGAAGCGGGGAAGTAA
- a CDS encoding hemerythrin domain-containing protein — translation MSTPMSSEHGLGSLPGHFHGFALMHIAMRRDARRLLAAAPLLTRAGLGPAGAWWQQLRDIIDWHHRSEDDVLWPGLLSRAPQFAAEARLLGEDHAVLDRAMAAVSAVLRTGGDPAAVEQAATRFDSVLRDHLKDEEAVSFPVFARLSPEEYLAVERKVIASAPLKVMTALQPWMFDGADKRSVAQVAATIPPPVRVIGNTVLRRRYERTLTGVTRPS, via the coding sequence ATGAGTACCCCCATGTCGAGCGAGCACGGGCTCGGTTCCCTGCCCGGTCACTTCCACGGCTTCGCGCTGATGCACATCGCGATGCGCCGCGACGCCCGGCGGCTGCTGGCCGCCGCGCCCCTGCTGACCCGCGCCGGACTCGGCCCGGCCGGCGCCTGGTGGCAGCAGCTGCGCGACATCATCGACTGGCACCACCGCAGCGAGGACGACGTCCTGTGGCCCGGACTGCTCAGCAGGGCGCCGCAGTTCGCCGCCGAGGCACGGCTGCTCGGCGAGGACCACGCGGTGCTCGACCGGGCCATGGCGGCGGTCTCGGCCGTACTGCGGACCGGCGGCGACCCCGCCGCCGTGGAACAGGCCGCCACCCGCTTCGACTCCGTGCTGAGGGACCACCTCAAGGACGAGGAGGCGGTCTCCTTCCCCGTCTTCGCGCGGCTCTCGCCCGAGGAGTACCTCGCGGTCGAGCGGAAGGTGATCGCCAGCGCCCCCCTCAAGGTCATGACGGCGCTCCAGCCCTGGATGTTCGACGGGGCGGACAAGCGGTCGGTGGCCCAGGTCGCCGCGACCATCCCACCGCCCGTCCGGGTCATCGGCAACACCGTGCTGCGCCGGCGCTACGAACGGACCCTCACCGGGGTCACCCGCCCGTCCTGA